TCATTTATTTATGAATTTCTGACTTGGATAGGATCGCAGCAATTGTCTGACGAAACCTTTTACCCAATGGGCAAACCATTCTTGAGTAAAATAAATTCAGGAGATTTTCCGCCGCAAAACTTATTCGCCTACTTTTGGAAAATACATTTATTTGAAAAATGACCGACCAGGCTACTTCAGGCAAAAAGCCTTTGTTTCGCAGACCAGCTATTTTCACACGCTTCGATCACCTTATTGCTGCTGAAAGTACCAGGCACGGCGGAATAAGTCCCGCACCTTTCGCATCCCTTAATCTGGGCGGTTCGCAGGATTCACGGGAAAATATTCTGGCAAACAATCACATATTTTTCTCCGCACTTGGGGTTCCCTTCCCGCAGGTCGCCAAATCACATCAGGTACACGGGCGCGAGATCATCGATGTAAAAACGCCCGGTCGTTTCGAGGGCTTTGATGCATTGATAACCGGCATACCCGGCATTCAACTGGCAGTTACCGTTGCCGACTGTACGCCTATCCTCATTTTCGATCCTGTTAAAAATGCTTCCGCAGCCATTCACGCCGGTTGGCGGGGAACCGTAAGCCAGATAGCAAGCAGAACGATGGCTGAAATGCAAAATGCATTCGGAACGGATCCAAAAAGTTGCCTGGCTTACATTGGTACCTGTATCGATAAATGCTCGTTTGAGGTAGGCGAAGATGTAGCGCAGCATTTCGAAGCTGGCACCAAACGCTGGGATGCAGAAAAGGAGAAGTATTTTGTGGATTTAAAAAAAGCCAACCGTGAGCAGCTTGCGGCAGCTGGCCTGCTACCGAAGAACATTGAGACCTCCCCTTACTCTACGGTTTTAAACAACGAAGACTATTTTTCGTATCGTTTTGAAAATGGCATGACCGGCCGGCTGCTGGCGACAATTGGCTACTTTCCAGATTTGTAGCGCAACAAAGCCAGCCCCCGAAGGCTGGCTTTGTTGCAAATGACTTATTGCTGTTCTGCTGGGGAAGGCTCCGGAGTAACTGAGACCCGTTTCGGAGCCGCTGGCTTGGAAACCCTGGTTTTGGGAGCGACCTGTTTTACAGCTGCTACCTTATTCACAACCGGCTTAACAGGAGTTGCAACCGGCGCTTTTGAAGATGCCGCCGCAACAAGTGCCGCTACCTTCTCAGTTTTTTCAACCTTGCTCTTCTTATTTTCCTTCTTGTCTTTTGCTTTACCCTTTATTTTTTTCTCAGCATTTTTTGCTTCTTTTTCTTTCTTCTTCAAAGTCTCCTTCTCGAACTTGGCCACTTTCTTCGCGAGCTTCTCAGCAGCTTTTTCGATCGATTTTTTTATTTTTTTTGAACCTGCTGAAACCGATTCGATCTTACCTGAGATAGTTTCTGCAATTTCGGTGGATAATCTTTTTGTAGCGGATTTCATAATCTGATTTTCTGAGTACAACGAACAATGCTGGAACTTGCAATTACAGTTTATTAATCGATAAAGACCAAATTTCGTATATTATATTTATGTTATTTTTTTGCGTAGAAATTCCCAAAGCACGATTCCAGCCGAAACGGAAACATTAAATGAATGCTTTGTCCCGAATTGCGGGATCTCGACACATCCGTTACTTTCAGCAATCACCTCGTCGGATACGCCTTCCACCTCATTCCCGAATACAAAAGCACAGGGTTTTTCTGGCGCGGGTTCAAAGTTTTGCAACGATGTGCTTCCCTCTGCCTGCTCAACGCACCATATCTGATAACCCTGGATTTTCAGTTGTTTCACCAGACTTGATGTGTTTTCAAATTTTTCCCAGCTCACCGCCAGCTCGGCTCCAAGCGCGCTTCTTGTGATTTCCCGGTGAGGAGGTTGCTGGGTGTAGCCACACAGATATATTTTCTCCGCTCTGAAAGCATCCGCCGTTCTGAAAAAGGAGCCGACATTGTTAAGGCTTCTGATGTTATCGAGTACAATCACAAAGGGAAATTTCTCAGCTTCCCTGAACTGCTCGACACTCAGGCGGTTCATTTCATCTACTTCTAATTTTCGCATATTCTTTATCACTAGTGCCGGCTCGTCGGCTTGCTATCAATAAACCAAAAAGGCCCCTGAATTTGATCCAGGAGCCTTTCAAATGATTGTAATCGGTTATTTGATTTTCGTAATCAGCTCGACGATATTCTTCACGCCAAGCTTTTCGAAAATACGTGCTTTATAAGTACTTACGGTCGAAAGCTGCAAATTCAGTTTCTCCGCAATTTTTGCGGTACCCAACCCTTCTTTAAGCAAGTTCATCACGTCGGTTTCACGCGGTGATAGGCTAACGATCGGGTCCGGAAGATATTCCTTCGGATTGATGAGGCGATTGATATTCATCTGCTGCATATCTTCGCTCATGTACTTTTTATTATTCAAAACGCTCATAACGGCCGTTTTGAACTCTTCTTCAGGCGCATCTTTCGACAGATAACCATCGGCACCGGCTTGCAGGTACATCAACCCATACAGCTGTTCGTCGTAACTTGAAAACATCAGTATTCTGACACCCGGTGATTTCTGGCGGATCGTTTCAACCATTTTAGTTGTGTTTCCGCCAGGAATGTTGATGTCGAGAATCAAAAGGTCATATGCTTTTACTTCAAGCTCCTGAAGAATTTTATCAAAATCGTCAACATCCGAAATAGTAGAATCCGGAATAAGGGATTTGAGGAGGTGTTTTGTACCAATTCTCACTACTGCGTGATCTTCGGCAATAAGTATGTGTTTCATGAATGGGCTGGGGCCAATAAAATGTATAAACTCTGGTTAAATTAATGTTAAGCTTTCATCTTTGCTAAGCCTGGAAAAGCTTCAAAGACTTGATTACCAACCAGTGCTATTATCATACACTCAATCCGGACTGTTTGAATAATTAACAAATTTAGCAATCTGCATTGTATTAAACATAAAAAATATCAAATTAGTATACCATTTATATTCATAATTACAATTACACACACTTGCTTACACACGATTTACAAAAAGCTGCCTTATTTTCCTTAGAAAATAGCGGAAGTGTCGTATTTGTGTTCGACAAATACCCTCCTTGTTTGAATGAGAGCTCCGAAGAAGCCTGCCTTTTCTTCACCCCTGCTCATCTTGTGACTCAAAGCGATCACAAAATTTTTTCATTCTTTTTATTCAGAAACTGCATTTCCAGTCCCTTAGCAGAATTTCATTGCAACGCAGAAAAATCCGACGGCTGGGTTTCACCTCCGCGAGCTCCATTCGGCGGGATACATGTACGCGAAAAATGCACGAATGCAGAGCTTACGCTTTTCCTCAATACTATTAAAGAGTGGATCAAATTAAATTCCGGGCAAAATCTGATAATCAAAACAGCCCCAACCTGTTACGACCCTAAAATACAAAAGCTACTACATCTGGCCTACATGAATACTCACTTTTGCGAGATTAGTACCCTTCCCAACCACTATATTCCCATTTCTGCGACCGATTTTTACAAACAAATTCATTTATCCGAAAAGAGGCGACTTAGAAAAAGCCTGAACGCCGGGTTCCAGGCCGGCTTAGAACCTAAAATTTCCAGCCGGGAGGCTTATCATTTCCTGAAAGAATGCAGGGTGCATAACGGTTATTCAATGCCGGTTTCAGAAGATGAACTCCACATGCTTATGCAAAAATTTCCGGAGAACTTTTTGATTTTTACAGTTACCAGCGGTGCATCAGTGATCGCAATGATAATCACAGTAAAGGTCAGCAAATCGATATTATATAATTTTCTATCGTCTTACCTGCCGGATTACGGGTCGTTTAGCCCCATCGTGTTATTGGTTCAGACAATCTATGAGTTCGCCCAGCAAAATGGATTCAAGATACTGGACCTTGGAACATCACAGAACCATCTCGGAGCACCAAAGGAATCTCTGAGCCGCTTTAAAAGTAACCTGGGCGGCTTAATATGCCCGAAAATCACGTATCACCTTACCTTCTGAATCATATTCCGAGGCAATTTCCATCCCGATAAAAAACACTGGTACAGGTTTCGATCCCCACAATTGGTGTCATGCCGATAAAATCCAGCCTCCTGAAACCTTTGGCGGCCAGATACTCTTTTGCAGCTGTGTACCACGGTCTTTCCGAATTATCAAGAATGATTACTCCGTCGTCAGTCAGAAAATCGGATGCAAAAATTGCGCATTTTACCCTGTTCCGGCCGTCAACCACAACTATATGATATAAGTCGCCGGTCGATTGCACTGCTCTGATATAGGTTTCTCCCAGCGGCTTTTCCAGCAAAATAGTATTGGAGGGAAGTTTCGGGGCAATTTGTTTGATCCACCCGGATTCATGCTCCACAGCAGTAATGTAGCGCACCTGGCTCGCATACCAGATCGTCGAATTGCCGGAGCCGTATTCAAAAACCACAAAATCAGGCTTTAACCGCGGTTTCAGAAACAAAATAAAAGGGTAAGTATACCAGGGAAGCGGGTTTCCGCTGGCGTCGACAGACTGTTTCGAGTGAAAGCTTTTAAACCAACCATATTGCTTCAAAGCACCGTCGAGGTAGAGC
This Dyadobacter sp. UC 10 DNA region includes the following protein-coding sequences:
- a CDS encoding RNA methyltransferase, giving the protein MRKLEVDEMNRLSVEQFREAEKFPFVIVLDNIRSLNNVGSFFRTADAFRAEKIYLCGYTQQPPHREITRSALGAELAVSWEKFENTSSLVKQLKIQGYQIWCVEQAEGSTSLQNFEPAPEKPCAFVFGNEVEGVSDEVIAESNGCVEIPQFGTKHSFNVSVSAGIVLWEFLRKKIT
- a CDS encoding histone H1/H5 family protein, HCT subfamily, producing MKSATKRLSTEIAETISGKIESVSAGSKKIKKSIEKAAEKLAKKVAKFEKETLKKKEKEAKNAEKKIKGKAKDKKENKKSKVEKTEKVAALVAAASSKAPVATPVKPVVNKVAAVKQVAPKTRVSKPAAPKRVSVTPEPSPAEQQ
- a CDS encoding FkbM family methyltransferase, whose translation is MLKQIKNSAWGLLNKIGLGGSVQLYLDGALKQYGWFKSFHSKQSVDASGNPLPWYTYPFILFLKPRLKPDFVVFEYGSGNSTIWYASQVRYITAVEHESGWIKQIAPKLPSNTILLEKPLGETYIRAVQSTGDLYHIVVVDGRNRVKCAIFASDFLTDDGVIILDNSERPWYTAAKEYLAAKGFRRLDFIGMTPIVGIETCTSVFYRDGNCLGI
- a CDS encoding GNAT family N-acetyltransferase produces the protein MNTHFCEISTLPNHYIPISATDFYKQIHLSEKRRLRKSLNAGFQAGLEPKISSREAYHFLKECRVHNGYSMPVSEDELHMLMQKFPENFLIFTVTSGASVIAMIITVKVSKSILYNFLSSYLPDYGSFSPIVLLVQTIYEFAQQNGFKILDLGTSQNHLGAPKESLSRFKSNLGGLICPKITYHLTF
- a CDS encoding response regulator transcription factor, producing the protein MKHILIAEDHAVVRIGTKHLLKSLIPDSTISDVDDFDKILQELEVKAYDLLILDINIPGGNTTKMVETIRQKSPGVRILMFSSYDEQLYGLMYLQAGADGYLSKDAPEEEFKTAVMSVLNNKKYMSEDMQQMNINRLINPKEYLPDPIVSLSPRETDVMNLLKEGLGTAKIAEKLNLQLSTVSTYKARIFEKLGVKNIVELITKIK
- the pgeF gene encoding peptidoglycan editing factor PgeF; translation: MTDQATSGKKPLFRRPAIFTRFDHLIAAESTRHGGISPAPFASLNLGGSQDSRENILANNHIFFSALGVPFPQVAKSHQVHGREIIDVKTPGRFEGFDALITGIPGIQLAVTVADCTPILIFDPVKNASAAIHAGWRGTVSQIASRTMAEMQNAFGTDPKSCLAYIGTCIDKCSFEVGEDVAQHFEAGTKRWDAEKEKYFVDLKKANREQLAAAGLLPKNIETSPYSTVLNNEDYFSYRFENGMTGRLLATIGYFPDL